The DNA region CAATTACGACCCGCAAGCGGGAAGTTTCCCTCACAAGCGATTTGCGGCTAACAAGTTGAGTGTATGCAAGAACCTGCAATGCCAATCCGCCGTACGCACATTCGGCGTAGACACCGCTTTCGAGCCGCGCCAGTGATCGCGCAGAGGACCGAGGGGCGGAAAGCCGCTTGCACCGTCGATGAAGATGACGAGCACCCGCGCGCGGCGCTTGAGGGCCGTGCGCCGGTGACGGGCGCAAGCCGTCACCCGCGCGGGATCTTGTAGAAATTCTTGAAATGGGTTTTCACCAGACGGGCGAGAACTTCGAGGCCGTGCGATTTGGCAATCTGCGCAGCGGCGACATCGACCGGGGCGCCGGCGCCTTTGGGCAGCGTGACGCCGTACTCCCGGCCGAGAGCCTGCAGGCGACGCAGAAACTCGGCACGGGCCAGCACCGAGGCGGCGGCCACCGCAATGTCGGCTTCGCCGCGCGGCATCTGCACCAAACGCACCTGCCGTCCCTTCTCGAACAAGGCGCGCTCAATGAGCGACTCATCGCCAAACTGGTCGGCGATGACGATGTCGACCGCGACTTGCTCGAGCAGGTTTTCGATCGCGCGCGCATGCCCCCAGGCCAGCATGCGGTTCAGGTTGCGGAATTTGCCGTAGAGTTCGTTGTATTTCTCAGGTCCGATGGCCACCACGCTGTGCGGGATGCCGGCCTCGCGGATCTGCGCCGCCAGCCTGGCGGCGCGTCCATCGGAGAGCTTTTTCGAATCGGTGATGCCCCAGTCGGCGAGGAGAACGCCCTGGGCGAAGTCGCAGGCAACCGCGGCGATGACCAGCGGTCCGAAGAAGTCGCCCTTGCCCGACTCATCGGTGCCGGCGCGCCGTCCCGCCGGCGCCGGCCCGGGCGCCAGGGAGAGTTGCTCGGCGTCGGTCCGTTTATTGACCGGGCGCGGCAGAACCGGTCCCCCCGGTGGTGTCGGCGGGCGGATCGAAATCCACCGACATGATGATCGCCTTGGCTTCCTCGTTGACGGTGCGGTAGATCTCGCGCTCGCAGGTGAAGTGCAGCAGATACACCAGATCCCCGCGCTTGGCCAGATACAGATCGCCCAGCAGGGCGTCCTCTTTCAGTTTGTACTCGTCCTTCGCCCGGTTGTAGAGCTGGACCTCGTAGTCCTGGCGAAAGTGCATCGCCAACGCTTTCTGGCCGTCGATGGTGATCGGCCCCTGCTCGACAAACTGGCCTTTGATCAGAATCGGAAAGGCCTTGGCCAGATCCTTGCGCGTGGCGCGCTTGCTTTTGCGGTCGGCCAGTTCGGCGGCGTAGGCCTCCAGCGGCATCGCGGAGGTGTCGACGTAGACGCCGATGATCGGCATGGTGAACTTCTCTTCATTGTCGAGATAGTCGGTGGGGACATTGACGCTTTTCTGCGTGAGGACAAATCGCGTCCCGCGCGGCTTGCCGGCTTCCTCGTCGTCGATCTTGCCGAACTTCCAATTGTCATACTTTTCCATCGTGAAGCCATAGAGCGCATCGCGGTAGAAGTTCCCCGCGGCGGTGCCGGTGGGACGATTCTCCCCCGCCGCCGCCACGGACACCAACAGCGCTATCGATAGCATCGCCCCAAGGCGCGGTCCTGACATGCGATCCTCCTCTCCGGCAGTGGTACACGATAACCGAAGCGGGCGCGCTTGCCAAGTCTGAGAGTGAGGCGGGATGACACGATCGCGAGGGCAAAAAATCAGGGCCGGGGGGTGATGGAGTTGGGATCGGCCACGCTCGGGAGGGTCAGTAGCGAGCGCAGGACATCATCCCCGGCCCATATCGTTACAGCATGCAAGCCCGTCCTTTGTTCCCGAACGAGATTGCCGCTTGTCAGTCTCTGTCTACATTTATTGATCCATTGGCATAAACAACGCTGCGTCGATTCTGTTTCCTGCCGCCGTGGGACGATCGGCCCCGATTGGCGACACTGGCAGAGAGAGCAAACGGCGTACCGCGTCCTCCCTCACGTATTAGTTACGATGAAATACCGAACTCGTTAGCAGATAATGCGTTGAAAATTTGGTCTTCGCGGAAGGATGCAGCGGTTTGCAGAGCTTCGGCAACCGAGCTATGGCCGCGACTCGCCCGGACCCAGACCCCAGTGGAGTTTTTCGCGCAGAACCCGCAAAAACGAGCGCCCAGGGAAGTTGATGAGACGGGCCGGGAAGGGGGCACGGGCAATTTCGACGGTCGCTCCCGTCGCCAGTTTGCGTGTCCACTGCCCGTCGACTGTCAGCATCGCCTCGCCGGCGACCGCGCGGACCGTGACGCTGAGTCGATCATCGGCGCCGAAGACCATGGGACGCTGGGCCAGCGTATGCGGCGAAATCGGCGCCATCAGGAAGCCCTGCATCGTCGGCAACAGAATCGGCCCGCCCACCGAGAGGGCATAGGCGGTCGATCCGGTCGGGGTGGCGACAATCAGACCATCGCCGGCGATCTCGCTTAGGAAGTCGCCGTTGAGGTGCACGTGGAGGTGGATGATCCGGGCGATGCCGCCCTTGTCGATCACGATGTCATTGAGGGCCGCCCAGTGATGCTTGCCGCCCTCCGGCTCGCGCACCTCGAGCATGAACCGCTCCTCGATGATATACTGCCCGGCGGCCACCCGGTCGAGGGCCTGCTCCGCTTCCTCAGGCGAGGCCACCGTGAGGAAGCCCAGCGTGCCCAAATTGATGCCGAGGACCGGTGTGCCGGCCTCGCAGACTGCCCGCGCTGCGGTGAGAATCGTGCCATCGCCGCCCAGCGAAAGCAGCAGGTCTATCTTGCCGGTGAATCGTCCTTCGGGGATCGATTGGAAGTCGGGCGTACGGGCCGCCTGGACGCGTTCGCAGGCCGTGATCGGCCAGCCCCGGGCGTCCGCCCAACGTTCCACCCGCCGCAGAACCTCCTCGGCGTTGGGACGCAGGGTATTGACGATCAGGCCGAGTCGTTTCATCCCATCTTCCTTATCGGTCGCGGGCGATGATGAAATCGGCGACGGCGGCCAAAAGCGCCGGATCGCCGTGGAATCCGGACAACGCGGCTTTGGCCTCCTCGACCAGCGCGGCGGCGCGTCGGCGCGAGGCCTCCAAGCCAATGGCGGCCGGGTAGGTCACTTTCTGGTGCTTCAAGTCGGAGCCGGTCGGCTTGCCCAGTTTCTCTGCCGGCTCGGTCAACTCGAGGATGTCGTCGATGATCTGGAAGGCCAGCCCCAGCGCATCGCCAAAGCGCCTCAGAGGCGCCAGGTCAGGATGCTCCAGCGCGCGGCCGGTCATGACGCCGCCGGCCAACAGACTGGCGGTGATCAGCCGACCCGTCTTGCGCTGGTGGATCGCGCGCACCAGTTCCTCGGTGGGAGTCTTCCCTTCCGCCTCGAGATCGGCCATCTGGCCATCGGCCATCCCTTCCGGGCCGACCGCGTGAGCCAAGAGCCGGATGATCTCCGCTCCCCCTTCACGGCCCAGGATTTCGAACGCCAGCGCCTGCAAGGCATCACCGGCCAGGACCGCGGTGGCCTCATCGAACGCAACGTGGACGGTCGGACGGCCGCGGCGTTGGTCATCGTCGTCCATGCAGGGCAGATCGTCGTGGATGAGCGAGTAGGTGTGCAGCATCTCGATGGCGGCCGCCACCGGATAGATGGCGGGCCGATCGCCGCCCAGCGACCGGTGGCCGGCCAGGCAGAGGATCGGGCGGAGCCGCTTGGCGGGCGCCAGCACCGCGTGACGCATGGCATCAAACAACCGCGGCGACGCGCCCGGCGGACAGGTCAGGATACGCGCCAGCTCGGCTTCAAGATGCTGCTGCTCGGCGCGCCAGAAGGTCAGCAGCGCGGTCGCGGGGCCCACATGCGCCTCAGAGGATGAGCCGCTCATGCGCCTCCGGCATCGGCGTCGTCGCGGGCGCTCAGCTTCTCGATCTTCTCCCGGGCCGCGCCGAGTTTCTCGTTGCAAAACTTCACCAGCGTCATCCCCTCGGTGTAGAGCTCCAGCGACTCCTCCAAGGCGACATCGCCGCTTTCAAGACGGGCGACGATCTCCTCCAGACGTTCGAAGGCCTGCTCGAATTTCTCCGGCGGGGCGGATTTCGGCTTGTTCATGGAGACATGGTAGCAGATTGGCGCGGGCCGAGACAATGGCATTCACGCGCGCCGCGCGCGCGGGCAGCAAGGGGCTGACAGAGCGCTGTCGTGCGATGCAACGGGATCGTGCTATTCGGCAATCGACCGGATGGTCCCGCCGGCGAGGGTGGTGACGAGACGATCACCGGCGCGGACTGTCGCCGGGTCGCGCAGGGCCGCCGGGTCGCCCTCGCGGCGGGTGATCGAATACCCGCGCTGCAGAACCTGTTCGGGCGAGAGCGCCTGCAGACGTCCCTGCAAGCTCGCCACCCGCTGCGTGTGGTGGCGCATTTCCTGCTCGAGGGTTCGCATCAGACGCAGCGCGGTCTCATCGACACGCTGCGACCACTGCAGGAACAGATCGGCGGGGCGGCGCAGCGCATGCGACATGGTGAGCCGCTCGAGACGCTGGGCGCGTGTCTGCAACAGTCGGTCGATGGCGCGTTCCAACCGCCGGCTGAGTGTCGGCATCTGCTCGCGCGCCCGCACCCAACCCTCGGTCACCATCTGCGCCGCCATGGTCGGGGTGGCGGCGCGCAGGTCGGCGACAAAGTCGGCAATGGTGAAGTCCACCTCGTGGCCGACCGCCGAGATCACCGGCAGGCGCGACGCATGGATGGCGCGCGCCACCATCTCCTCGTTGAACGGCCAGAGGTCCTCCAGCGAGCCGCCGCCGCGTCCGACGATCAGCACATCGATGTCCGCGCGGGCATTGAGCGCTTCGATGCCGGCCACGATGTCTTCCCGGGCTCCTTCGCCCTGCACCTTGGCGGGGTGCAGGACGACTTCAAGCGCGGGAAAGCGGGCGGCAACGGTGCGGCGGATGTCCTGGATGACCGCGCCGGTCGGCGATGTGACCACACCCACCCGCAGCGGATAGGCCGGGATGGGCCGTTTGCGCGCCTCGTCGAAGAGTCCCTCGCGGAGGAGTTTCTCCTTCAGTTTCTGGAAAGCGACTTCCAGCGGGCCGATCCCAATGGCGGTGATCTGGGTGATGACCAACTGATAGCCGCCACGCGGGGCATAGACACTCACATGGCCATAGGCGCGCACCCGCAACCCGGCGTCGGGCTTGAAGTCGAGCCGCACGGTGTTCTTCCAGATGACGCAATCGAGGACCGCGTTTTCGTCTTTGATTGTCAGGTACCGGTGACCGGAGGCGGCCAGCGTGGACTTGGAGATTTCCCCTTCGACCCAGACTTCCCCGACGGTGTCGGCGAGAATCTGTTTGATTAACGCGGTCAGTTCGGTGACGGAGTAGACCCGATCGGTCTGTGTCACCAGAGGGAGAAAGCCGCTGGAGGAGGAGTTGAGCATGGTTGGATGCCGAAAGGTCGCGCCGGGGCCGGATGCGCCCCCGTTCTACTTTGTCTGCAACTCGGCCGCCAGGACGGTGTTCTGCATCAGCATCGCCACGGTCATCGGGCCGACGCCGCCGGGGACCGGAGTGATCGCGCCGGCGACCTCCGCCACCGAGGGATAATGCGCATCGCCCACCAGGCGGTATCCTTTTTTCGCCGACGGGTCCTCCACGCGGTTGATGCCGACATCGATCACCGTCGCGCCGGGTTTGACCATGTCGCCTCGGACCATCTCGGGTTGGCCCATGGCCAAGATCAGGATGTCGGCGCGGCGGGTGTGCGCGGCCAGATCGCGGGTGCGGCTGTGGCAGAGCGTCACGGTCCCGTCGCCGCCCTTGCCCTTGCGTGAGAGCAGAATCGACAACGGTCGTCCGACGATGTTGCCCCGACCCAGCACCACGACTTCGGCTCCGGCAATCGGAACGTTTGAGCGGGTGAGCAATTCGAGAATGCCCGCGGGTGTGCAGGGCAAAAGCGCGCCGCCGCCCAGCGTCATCACGCCCACGTTGTACGGATGAAATCCATCGATGTCCTTGCGCGGATCGATCAAGTCGACCAGCGCCGCCTCATCGAGTCCCCGGGGGAGCGGCGACTGGATGATGTAACCGTGGAGGTCGGCGCGGGCGTTGAGTTCGCGCACCAGCGCCGCCAGTTCCGCCTGCGAAGTGGTCGCCGGGCGCGCGATGATTTCGGAGCCCATGCCCAGTTCCTCGGCGGCCTTCTTTTTCGAGCTGACGTATACGGCCGAGGCGGGATCATCGCCGACCAGCACTGCGGCCAGACGCGGGGTGATGCCGCGCGCTTTCAGGGCGTTGATGCGGGGAATCAGATCGGCGCGGATGTCGGCGGCGATCGCCTTTCCGTCAATGATGCGGGCGCTCATGCGCGGAATAAATCGCCCCGTCGGAGCGAAGGCCAGCGGGAATCGCGCGCGTGTAAGCGCACGCCGGGCCGGGTCGCAAGAGTTGCAGGCGCGGCAGACCTCAAGGGAGGGCGATCCGCCGCGGCGGATCGCCCTCCCTATTACTTCACATGCCGTGGGTCGGAAGAAGATAAAGGGCAGGTTGCGAACCTGCCCTCACACGTCGTTGGGAGAGACTGGGCGCGGCTCGGTCTCGCCCACCTGGCGTTCGGGCAGACCGAAGTACTCGCGCACGGTCTGTGCGCCGTCGTAGGCGCACTGGAAGCGTTCGATTGACAGCGCGCGTCCGGAGCGTTCGTCGACGTCGACCACGCAGCCGCACATGCGCACATCCCCCTCGGCCATCTCGAACTTGTGCGGCATGCCGGTCATGAAACGGGCGATGGCGATCTCGGGCTTGGCCCAGAGGACCGAATCGTGCGGGCCGGTCATGCCGGCGTCGGTGAGGTAAGCAGTCCCCTG from bacterium includes:
- a CDS encoding farnesyl diphosphate synthase, which translates into the protein MSGSSSEAHVGPATALLTFWRAEQQHLEAELARILTCPPGASPRLFDAMRHAVLAPAKRLRPILCLAGHRSLGGDRPAIYPVAAAIEMLHTYSLIHDDLPCMDDDDQRRGRPTVHVAFDEATAVLAGDALQALAFEILGREGGAEIIRLLAHAVGPEGMADGQMADLEAEGKTPTEELVRAIHQRKTGRLITASLLAGGVMTGRALEHPDLAPLRRFGDALGLAFQIIDDILELTEPAEKLGKPTGSDLKHQKVTYPAAIGLEASRRRAAALVEEAKAALSGFHGDPALLAAVADFIIARDR
- the xseB gene encoding exodeoxyribonuclease VII small subunit — its product is MNKPKSAPPEKFEQAFERLEEIVARLESGDVALEESLELYTEGMTLVKFCNEKLGAAREKIEKLSARDDADAGGA
- a CDS encoding YmdB family metallophosphoesterase, whose translation is QGTAYLTDAGMTGPHDSVLWAKPEIAIARFMTGMPHKFEMAEGDVRMCGCVVDVDERSGRALSIERFQCAYDGAQTVREYFGLPERQVGETEPRPVSPNDV
- the xseA gene encoding exodeoxyribonuclease VII large subunit, which codes for MTQTDRVYSVTELTALIKQILADTVGEVWVEGEISKSTLAASGHRYLTIKDENAVLDCVIWKNTVRLDFKPDAGLRVRAYGHVSVYAPRGGYQLVITQITAIGIGPLEVAFQKLKEKLLREGLFDEARKRPIPAYPLRVGVVTSPTGAVIQDIRRTVAARFPALEVVLHPAKVQGEGAREDIVAGIEALNARADIDVLIVGRGGGSLEDLWPFNEEMVARAIHASRLPVISAVGHEVDFTIADFVADLRAATPTMAAQMVTEGWVRAREQMPTLSRRLERAIDRLLQTRAQRLERLTMSHALRRPADLFLQWSQRVDETALRLMRTLEQEMRHHTQRVASLQGRLQALSPEQVLQRGYSITRREGDPAALRDPATVRAGDRLVTTLAGGTIRSIAE
- a CDS encoding bifunctional 5,10-methylenetetrahydrofolate dehydrogenase/5,10-methenyltetrahydrofolate cyclohydrolase, with product MSARIIDGKAIAADIRADLIPRINALKARGITPRLAAVLVGDDPASAVYVSSKKKAAEELGMGSEIIARPATTSQAELAALVRELNARADLHGYIIQSPLPRGLDEAALVDLIDPRKDIDGFHPYNVGVMTLGGGALLPCTPAGILELLTRSNVPIAGAEVVVLGRGNIVGRPLSILLSRKGKGGDGTVTLCHSRTRDLAAHTRRADILILAMGQPEMVRGDMVKPGATVIDVGINRVEDPSAKKGYRLVGDAHYPSVAEVAGAITPVPGGVGPMTVAMLMQNTVLAAELQTK
- the rnhC gene encoding ribonuclease HIII; protein product: MSIRPPTPPGGPVLPRPVNKRTDAEQLSLAPGPAPAGRRAGTDESGKGDFFGPLVIAAVACDFAQGVLLADWGITDSKKLSDGRAARLAAQIREAGIPHSVVAIGPEKYNELYGKFRNLNRMLAWGHARAIENLLEQVAVDIVIADQFGDESLIERALFEKGRQVRLVQMPRGEADIAVAAASVLARAEFLRRLQALGREYGVTLPKGAGAPVDVAAAQIAKSHGLEVLARLVKTHFKNFYKIPRG
- a CDS encoding NAD(+)/NADH kinase, which produces MKRLGLIVNTLRPNAEEVLRRVERWADARGWPITACERVQAARTPDFQSIPEGRFTGKIDLLLSLGGDGTILTAARAVCEAGTPVLGINLGTLGFLTVASPEEAEQALDRVAAGQYIIEERFMLEVREPEGGKHHWAALNDIVIDKGGIARIIHLHVHLNGDFLSEIAGDGLIVATPTGSTAYALSVGGPILLPTMQGFLMAPISPHTLAQRPMVFGADDRLSVTVRAVAGEAMLTVDGQWTRKLATGATVEIARAPFPARLINFPGRSFLRVLREKLHWGLGPGESRP